CAGCTCGTTCGCGACCGCCAAGGCGTAGTCCGCACGGGCCCTGCCGCCGTACGGACGCGCGTACGGCGGTCTGCCTTCGCCGTTTACTAGGACGTCCTAGTAAATTGGCTGCATGGACGCTGACGCCATCGCAGAGGGACGCCGACGCTGGCAGGAGCGGTTCGACTCCGCCCGGAAGCGGGAGGGGGACTTCACGACGCTGTCCGGGGACGCGGTCGAGGCGGTGTACGGGCCCCGGGCCGGTGACTCGTACGAGGGGTTCGAGCGGATCGGGTGGCCGGGGGAGTACCCGTTCACCCGGGGGCTGTACTCCACGGGGTACCGGGGGCGGACGTGGACCATTCGGCAGTTCGCGGGGTTCGGGAACGCGCGGCAGACGAACGAGCGGTACCGGAAGATCCTCGCCGACGGGGGCGGGGGGCTGTCCGTGGCGTTCGACATGCCGACGCTCATGGGGCGGGACTCCGACGATCCGCGGTCGGTGGGCGAGGTCGGGCACTGCGGGGTCGCCGTCGACTCCGCCGCCGACATGGAGGTGCTGTTCCGGGGGATTCCGCTGGCGGACGTCACCACGTCGATGACGATCAGCGGGCCGGCCGTGCCCGTGTTCTGCATGTATCTCGTCGCCGCCGAGCGGCAGGGCGTCGATCCGGGGGTGCTCGACGGCACGCTCCAGACCGACATCTTCAAGGAGTACATCGCGCAGAAGGAGTGGCTCTTCCCGCCCGAGCCGCATCTGCGGCTCATCGGCGACCTGATGGAGTACTGCGCGGCCCGGATTCCCGCCTACAAGCCGCTGTCCGTCTCCGGGTACCACATCCGTGAGGCGGGGGCCACGGCCGCGCAGGAGCTGGCGTACACGCTCGCGGACGGGTTCGGGTACGTGGAGCTGGGGCTCAGCCGCGGGCTGGACGTCGACGTGTTCGCGCCGGGGCTGTCCTTCTTCTTCGACGCCCATCTCGACTTCTTCGAGGAGATCGCCAAGTTCCGCGCGGCCAGGCGGATCTGGGCCCGGTGGATGCGGGACGTGTACGGGGCGCGGACGGACCGGGCGCAGTGGCTGCGCTTCCACACCCAGACCGCCGGGGTCTCGCTGACCGCGCAGCAGCCGTACAACAACGTGGTGCGTACGGCGGTGGAGGCGCTGTCGGCCGTGCTCGGCGGGACCAACTCCCTGCACACCAACGCCCTCGACGAGACGCTGGCCCTCCCGAGCGAGCGGGCGGCGGAGATCGCGCTGCGGACGCAGCAGGTGCTGATGGAGGAGAGCGGGGTCGCCAACGTGGCCGATCCGCTGGGGGGTTCGTGGTACGTCGAGCAGTTGACGGACCGGATCGAGGCGAACGCGGAGCGGATCTTCGAGCGGATCAGGGAGCGGGGGGTGCGGGCGCGGCCGGACGGGGCGCATCCGATCGGGCCGATGACGTCCGGGATTCTGCGGGGGATCGAGGACGGGTGGTTCACCGGGGAGATCGCGGAGTCGGCGTTCCGGTATCAGGAGGCGTTGGAGAAGGGGGAGAAGCGGGTGGTGGGGGTGAACGTCCATCAGGGGTCGGTGACCGGGGATCTGGAGATTCTGCGGGTGGGGCATGAGGTGGAGCGGGAGCAGGTGCGGGGGTTGGGGGAGCGGAGGGCGGGGCGGGACGAGGGTGTGGTGCGGGGGGCGCTCGGAGGGCTGGTGGAGGTCGCCCGGGGCGGGGGGAACGTGGTGGGGCCGATGCTCGACGCGGTGCGGGCGGAGGCGACGTTGGGGGAGATCTGCGGGGTGCTGCGGGAGGAGTGGGGGGTGTATACGGAGCCGGCCGGGTTCTGAAGGGGTGAGCGGGTACGCGCGGGCCCGTGAGGGCTTGTCGCGCAGCTCCCCGCGCCTCTTACGGGGCGCGTCTCAGGCCCTGGAGCAGGAGGGCGGTGAAGTCGCGGACCCATTGCTCGTCCGCCCGTTCCGCGCTCACCAGGGTGCGGTGGACCACGGCGCCCGCGACCACGTCGAAGATGAGGTCGACGGTGCGGGTGGCGGTGGCGGGGTCGGGTTCCGGGGGGAGTTCGCCCCGGGTGAGGGCGCGGGCGCGGCCCTCCAGGACGAGGCGTTTCTGGCGGTCGACGATGGAGGCGCGGATGCGTTCGCGCAGGGCGTCGTCGCGGGTCGACTCGGCGATGACCGCCATGAGGCCGCTCTTGGCCTCGGGGCGGGCCAGGATCGCCGCGAACTGCAGCACCACGCCCTCGATGTCGGCGGCCAGGCTGCCCCGGTCGGGCAGCCGGAGTTCGTCGAAGAGTTCGGCGACCGCGTCCACGACGAGTTCG
The sequence above is drawn from the Streptomyces griseiscabiei genome and encodes:
- a CDS encoding TetR/AcrR family transcriptional regulator, which gives rise to MQSRTPAARATGGRPRNAAADTAILAATREALVDLGWSKLTLGDVATRAGVAKTTLYRRWAGKNELVVDAVAELFDELRLPDRGSLAADIEGVVLQFAAILARPEAKSGLMAVIAESTRDDALRERIRASIVDRQKRLVLEGRARALTRGELPPEPDPATATRTVDLIFDVVAGAVVHRTLVSAERADEQWVRDFTALLLQGLRRAP
- a CDS encoding acyl-CoA mutase large subunit family protein; its protein translation is MDADAIAEGRRRWQERFDSARKREGDFTTLSGDAVEAVYGPRAGDSYEGFERIGWPGEYPFTRGLYSTGYRGRTWTIRQFAGFGNARQTNERYRKILADGGGGLSVAFDMPTLMGRDSDDPRSVGEVGHCGVAVDSAADMEVLFRGIPLADVTTSMTISGPAVPVFCMYLVAAERQGVDPGVLDGTLQTDIFKEYIAQKEWLFPPEPHLRLIGDLMEYCAARIPAYKPLSVSGYHIREAGATAAQELAYTLADGFGYVELGLSRGLDVDVFAPGLSFFFDAHLDFFEEIAKFRAARRIWARWMRDVYGARTDRAQWLRFHTQTAGVSLTAQQPYNNVVRTAVEALSAVLGGTNSLHTNALDETLALPSERAAEIALRTQQVLMEESGVANVADPLGGSWYVEQLTDRIEANAERIFERIRERGVRARPDGAHPIGPMTSGILRGIEDGWFTGEIAESAFRYQEALEKGEKRVVGVNVHQGSVTGDLEILRVGHEVEREQVRGLGERRAGRDEGVVRGALGGLVEVARGGGNVVGPMLDAVRAEATLGEICGVLREEWGVYTEPAGF